CACAAGATGGTTGTCAATATGATGATGGCATTGCTGACACACCTCCACAGGAAAAATCCAATTCTAAATGCCCAAACACCGTGGTCTTATCTTGTAATAACGGCCCAAATGGAGATATGTGGGTCAATTACATGGATTACACCTACGATCAATGTCAAACTGCATTTACCTATGGTCAAAAAAACAGAATGTTAGGCACTTTAAATACCAGCAGAAAACTTCTGCCATCTTCTCAGGGTTGTGCGCCTCCGGATACCACACAGCCATTTGTTGAATCTCTCAAAGTCTATCCTAATCCGGTTAGAGAGGTTTTAAACATTGACTTTAATTTATCCAATCAACAAACAACCACTGTTTACATTTATGATATTACAGGCCGTTTAATAATGAGTTCAACCGAACTGATGGATATAGGAACATCATTTATTGATGTGAGTCACCTAAACTCCGGATGCTATATTGCATCGATTTCAACCTCCAACCTGAATCAAAAAATTAAATTTATAAAGACGGACATATGAGTCTATTTCAGAAGATCGTAAATATCTGTTTAGATAAAAATTTAAACTTCGTTGTATTTAGTTATCCTGGAAAACAAGATTTTCAACTCGTTATTGAAAATCCGGATTCTGATCTTCGTACCGATTCGGAGTTTATTTTTCATCCCTTTAAGGTATCGAAAGCGACTCCGGAAATCAGAATCCAATCACATTTTTGCTTCAACTCTTCAGAGCTTAACGATCACAATTTGGAAGAAATTCAAACGCTTAAGTCAGCTCCTAAAATTGAAATTAGTGAAGAAATTGAAGAGATTTCTAAGGATCAATACGTAAATGACCTTGGAAAAGGGATCAAAAACATGGGAACAGCAGGGTTAGATAAATTCATCTTCTCAAGAATCACAACACACATAAAATCAAATAATTTAGATTTATCGAATTATTTGATTAGCCTTAGAAAAAACCACAAAAAAACCTTCACCTACCTACTTCAACACCAAAGTTCAGGCATTTGGATGGGAGCCACTCCCGAAACTTTACTCAGTTGGAAAAATCAAATGATCTCAACTATGTCTTTGGCCGGCACACAAAAATCTGATTTGAACGTTTTGCCGCTATGGACACAAAAAGAAATTGAAGAACACGAATACGTCACGCAATATATTGAACGCACATTTGCGGACCTCAAAATTCCCATTATCACTAAAGCCAGAGAAACAGTTCATGCCGGTCCGGTTGTTCATCTTAGAACATTAATCTCATCCAAAGGTCAGGTTGATTTTAAATCCGCTTTACAATGTGCGAATGCTTTACATCCTACCCCAGCCGTTTGTGGGTTACCCTTAGAAAAAGCACAACAATACATCTCAGAAATTGAATCTTATGACCGCACCTATTACACAGGATATTTGGGTTGGATACATGCAGATAAAGAATTAGAATTATTTGTGAATTTAAGATGTATGCAAATACACCCAAAGAAACTAGCTTTGTACGTTGGTGGTGGAATCACCTCAAAGTCTGATGTAGAAAAAGAATGGGAAGAAACAATGCTTAAAGCACAAACATTGTTGAACGTTCTCTAGTAATTCATCGGACCTTTTTTTGAACTTTTTATTGCTATAAATTGATAACAACAAATAAAAAAAGTGTTCAACAGCTTCTAGATAAACTTTGGCAAAAAGGTGTTCAACACATTGTTATTTCTCCGGGGTCCAGAAATGCCCCAATGATTTTAGGTTTTACTTCACACGATAAATATACTTGTCTCTCTGTTCCGGATGAGCGCGTAGCAGCATTCGTTGCTTTAGGAATTGCAGACGAAACAAAACAACCGGTAGCATTGGTTTGTACCTCCGGTTCTGCATTGTTAAATTATTATCCTGCAATTGCGGAAGCTTATTACCGTCATATTCCTCTGATCGTATTATCTGCAGATCGTCCTGCGTATTTAATTGATCAGGGAGATGGTCAAACCATTCGACAGAAAAACGTTTTTTCAAATCATATTTTATATTCAGCGGAATTACACGAAGCGCCTCAAAACAAAGAAGATGAACAGGAAAATATGGATCGCATCCAAGCTGCACTACGATTTTCAAAACCAAATATGCTTTCCAATGGAGGTCCCGTTCATTTAAATATGCCCTTTGAAGAACCGCTATATGATAGTGAAGAATATCAGCCGAATGTGGACTCCTCAAAAACAATTCAAATCGCGGAAGAAGTTTCCAATGATGATGTGCAGTTAATTCTCAATCTTTGGAATCATGCGGAAAAGAGAATGATTCTTATCGGACAAATGGATGCGGATACGGAATTAAAGGAGTCGCTCCAAGGGTTATCCCCAAACGCACTCATCCTTTCTGAAACTACCTCCAACATTGAAATACCGGGAGTTGTTAAGAATATTGATCGTTTGATTACACCTTTTTCTGAAGAGGAAAAAGAATCATTTCAGCCGGATATACTGATTACGTTTGGTGGAAATGTAGTTTCCAAAAGAATTAAATCAGTCTTAAGATCGTATCAACCTAAAAATCATATTCATATTCAGCGTACCTCTCCTCCACTCAATACGTATCAATGTCTCACACATCATGTAGAGTATACACCTTCTGTATTTTTAAAAGCGTTTGCAAAAAATGTAAATTCAGAGTCTTCCGATTGGGTTAAACACTGGATAAACCTGGACCTGTCGAGACAACAAGCGCATACGAATTATATCGCAAAAGCACCTTATTCTGATTTAACAGTCATTCATAAAATCAGTCAATTAATTCCGGACGATAGTATTGTGCATTTAGCCAATAGTACCCCGGTCAGATATGCCCAACTATTGGATTGGAAAAACAATTTGGAGTTTAAATGTAACCGTGGAACCAGTGGTATTGATGGAATCGTTTCCACTGCAGTGGGTAATGCCATTGCCAGTAGCAAACAAGTATACCTAATCGTTGGAGATTTGTCTTTTTTCTACGACACCAATGCGTGGTGGCATAGACATATCCCTCAAAACATCAAGGTTATTGTAATCAATAATGCAGGTGGAGGAATCTTTAGATTTATTGACGGACCAAATAGTACCGGTCAATTAGAGAATCACTTTGAAACGCACCAGAAAAACAGTGTTGAACACATTGCTTTAGGTTTTGACGTTAATTATCTTTGCGCGTCAAATTTGGATATGGTAGAAGAACAATTTAAAATACTTTCAACGTCTGATCAGGCTGGTATTTTAGAAATTACCACACCACAAATCCAAAATGCAGAAATTTTAAAACAATATTTTAAGAATCTTATCAATTGATCATATGATCAACTGATTGAAACATATTATTCACCATAAATTTAAATCAATGGCAAATAGAGAATGGACCACCATCAAAGAATACGAAGACATTTATTTCGACTTTTTTGAAGGTATTGCAAAAATCACAATCAACCGTCCGGAAGTATATAATGCTTTTAGACCACAAACCAATATGGATATGCTAGATGCGATGACGATCGCTAGAGAAGATCCGAAAATTGGAGTTGTGGTTTTAACTGGAATTGGCGACAAAGCATTTTGTTCAGGTGGAGACCAAAACGTAAAAGGAATTGGTGGATACGTTGGAAAAGACGGAGTTCCAAGACTAAATGTATTGGATTTACATAAAGCGATTCGTTCATTACCTAAACCAGTAATTGCTATGGTAAATGGTTATGCCATCGGTGGTGGACACGTTTTACACGTAGTTTGTGACCTGACCATTGCTTCTGATAATGCACGATTTGGACAAACAGGTCCTAAAGTAGGAAGTTTTGATGGCGGATTCGGTTCAAATTATTTGGCACGCCACGTTGGACAGAAAAAAGCACGTGAAATATGGTTCTTATGTGAACAATACACTGCTGCTGAAGCTGAAAAAATGGGTATGGTCAACAAAGTAGTTCCTCTTGCTGATCTGGAAGATACTACGGTTGAATGGTGTAAAACCATTATGAAACGTAGTCCAATGGCGATTAGAATGCTTAAACGTGCACTAAATGCAGAATTAGATGGACAGCACGGAATGATGGAGTTCGCTGGTGATGCAACTATGATGTATTATTTGATGGAAGAAGCTCAGGAAGGAAAACAAGCATTCCTGGATAAGCGTGATCCTGATTTCCAGAAATATCCAAAATTCCCTTGATCCACTGAAAGATTTTTAATCCATGAAATTAGCAACAGTTAAAAATAATACCAGAGATGGACAATTGGTCGTAGTCAATAAGACTATGACCAAAGCTGTTTCTGTAGCTCACATTGCTTCAACAATGCAAGATGCAATGGACAGATGGGCCGAAGTTGAACCACAATTACAAGAAGTTTCTCAAAAATTAAATTCTGACGAATTATCCGATGTATTTGATTTTGATGTAACACAAACTATGGCGCCTATCCCAAGGGCATATCACTGGGCAGATGGCAGTGCATATGTAACACATGTGGAATTGGTACGTAAAGCGAGAAACGCGGAATTACCGGATACATTTTGGACCGATCCTCTGATGTATATGGGCGCAAGTGATGCTTTCATTGGTTCTACTGACGATATTGAAATTGAAAACGATGAATGGGGTATCGACTTCGAATCTGAAGTAGCCGTGATTACTGATGATGTTCCTGCGGGAGTTTCGGCAGAAAAGGCTCTGGATCATATCAAACTCATCGCGATTGTAAATGACGTTTCTTTAAGAAACTTGATTCCGCAAGAATTACACAAACAATTTGGATTTTACCAATCTAAACCATGGACCTCATTTTCACCGGTTGCAGTAACACCGGACGAACTGGAAGATTCGTGGAAAGAAGGAAAGGTACATTTGCCTTTGGTTTCCACCTTAAATGGTCAAAAAATTGGGACTCCAAATGCGGGAGTAGATATGACATTTAATTTCGGACAGCTCATTGCGCATGCTGCAAAATCCAGGTCGTTAATGGCCGGAACGGTAATTGGATCAGGTACAGTAGCCAATCAAGGGAGTCCAACAGGCTCAAGTTGTTTGGCCGAAGTAAGATGTTTGGAAATTATCGCTGATGGTAAGCCTTCTACTCCATTTATGACTTATGGCGATCAAATTGAAATTGAAATGTTTGATCAAAACAATGCTTCTATATTTGGAAAAATCAACCAAAAGGTAGTTCAATACAATCCATAATTTAAAATAGAATGATCACTTTTCTCATCATCGGAGCCACTGCGTTACTTTCCATTCCGGCATTTAACAATCGAGATTTATTTAATAAATACTTGTTTGATCCATACCTGGTTTCTCATAGAAAACAGCATTATAGAATCGTCACGCACGCTTTCTTGCACGGTAGCTGGATGCATCTATTAGTCAATATGTTTGTACTATGGCAATTTGGTGGTGCCGTGGAATCTTCCTTTGAAGCTTTCTTTGGTCAGATTGGGACATTCTATTATTTGGTTCTTTATTTCGGTGGGATTATCGCATCTTCTCTACCCACATTAAAGAAAGAAGCGAACAATCCTTACTATCGTTCTATTGGGGCTTCAGGGGCTGTATCAGCAGTACTGTTTTCATATATTCTGATGTATCCAACAAGCATGTTAGGCTTTATGATTGTAATTCCAATTCCAGCTATTGTATTTGGGGTACTATACATATGGTATGAAAAGCGTATGGCTGAACAAGGAATTAATGATGGGATCGGACATGATGCCCATTATTTTGGTGCACTATTCGGAGTAGTAGCGACTATCGCATTTAAACCTGCTTTAGTAGTGAACTTCTTTCAACAAATTCTTGGCGTTTTCTCATGATCTCAAAAAACAAAGCGCTCTTTTTGGACAGGGATGGTGTAATTAATAAAGAACGTGGGACATACACCTATAAGGTTGAAGATTTTGAAATTTTACCATCTGTACCCTCAACGTTAAAAAGGGCTCAGGATTTAGGTTATCAGCTTATCGTGATTACCAATCAAGGTGGAATTGCTAAAGAAATCTATTCGCATAAAGACGTAGAAAAAGTACATCAATATCTGAGGGAAGAACTAAATACTCATGATATCCAACTTACGGATATTTTCTATTCTCCACATCACGATGCTATTGGAAAATCGTTAGATCGCAAACCGAATTCTCTGATGCTAGAAAAAGCCATTGCGATATATAACATTGATCCCAAACAAAGCTTTATGATTGGGGATAGTGAGCGCGATATTATTGCAGCAAAAAAAGTGGATGTTTCTGGATTTCTGATCCAGCCCAATGAATCTATTGAGTTTATTTTAAATCATTTGAAATGAGCGGTTATATCAGTTTAAACGGTAAATTACTTCAAAAAGATGCTGCAATTTTATCTGTAGCCAATCGCGCATTTAGATATGGTGATGCCTTATTTGAAACCGTGAAATGTGTCAACGGACTTCCGTTGTTTTTGGAAGCGCATCTGCAACGTTTGTATTCTGGTATGGAAATATTAGAATATACATGGAACGACCAATTACTAAAAACGGTTTTAAATGAAGAAATCAAACGCTTACTGGTTCGAAATCGTTTAAAAGAAGGCGCACGTTTAAGAATTACAGTGTTTAGAAATGATGGTGGTTTTTATACCCCGGAGACCAACGAGGTTTCTGTTGTATTGGAGACCACTCCGGATATTGACAGTTATCAGCTAAATGAATCGGGATTATCTATAGGTGTGTTTGACGAAATTTTCAAACCCATTCATGCTTTCAATGGTTTAAAATCCGCGAATGCCTTACTCTTTGTCAAAGCTGGTTTAGCTAAAACCAGAAAACAAGTTGATGACCTAATTATCCTGAATTCCAAAGGACTCGTTTGCGAAACAATTAGTTCAAATATTTTCATGATCATTCACAAAAGGCTGATCACCCCTCCTCTTTCAGAAGGCTGTTTACCGGGAATTATGCGTCAAAATATATTGGCACTGGCCCCTAAACTCGGCCTGGAAGTATTGGAAACTCCGGTAGGTGTAAATGCTTTGGATCAGGCCGAAGAGGTTTTTGTGTCAAATGCGATTCATGGAGTTCAGTGGATTAAAGGTTATGAAAACAAAAGATATTTCCATAAAATCTCCAAGCGAATCATTGATGAACTCAATACTTTAATTCAGGTTTAATTCATTCTACACCTTTACGAATTAAACCTTTATAAACGTGCACCTTACCTCACTTTTAACCCGAGGTAAAAAATAATTTAAGATTTAATTACTTTTCCCTAATTTAGAGCCCAAATTAATTTACGAACTATTATTAAGAAATAACTTATGAAAAAACTTCTACTTTTTGCTTTATCCTTAGGTCTTGGTGCTACTGGATTTTCTCAGGGAACTCCAACCAACTTATCGGTAAATTCTTTTATTCAACCTACAGGAACAGTATACATTGATGGTACTGGAAACGGAAACGTTTTAACAACTATTGAAATTGAAATTCAAAACAATGATCCAGCTGTAACTTTCCCAAGTGGGGCTCAAGTATCTTATGGGGTTACTCTTGATGGAACACCGCTTACAGATCCAAACGGAACAGCATGGGTTAAAAATTTAGCCGTTGCATTAGCTCCAAATGCAACACAAAACGTTGTATTGACAAGTGCATGGGGTGCTTCTACTACTGCTGGAACGCATAATCTTTGTGCATCTTTAAATGGTGTTGTAATTGTTGCGGCTCCTCCGGTATTATATACCAATCAGGATCAAAACAAACAATTATGTAAAGATTTCACTTTTGACTTCGCTTCAAGTGTAAACAATTTAAGTTTAGCTGAAATTTCTCAGATTAAAACTGAAGGTGATATAATGACCGTATTCGTAAAGAATTCTAGTAATAACGCACAAGTTCAAATCATGAGCATTACCGGTCAAATTGTAAAGACTGTAAACGCTGCTAGCGGAGGCCAAAACTTCTATCAGGAAATCAACATCTCTGATTTAACTTCAGGTGTTTATGTAGTTGCGATCCAAACCGAAAAAGGTATTTCAGCTGCACAAAAAGTAATGGTACAATAATCAATAAAAGTTTATTGCATAAAAAAACACGGTCGATGACCGTGTTTTTTTATGCTTTATTTTTAATTCTTTCTTAGTAGATATTCCCTACTTTAACCAAACGTTGCGCGTCTAATACCATGATCTTACGCCCATTGGTTTGAATCAAATTCTCTTCTTTAAAATCGTGTAGTAAACGAATAATTGTTTCCGTTGCCGTACCTACGATATTCGCTAAATCCTCTCTGGTCAAATTAATCTCAGCAGGTTCGTTCGGGCGATCTTCATCGATGTAAATATCCTTTAGCATCAATAACGAAACAGCTAATCTTTCTCTTACTGACTTTTGTGCCAAGTTCGTTAATGATTCGGTCATCATACCCAATTCATGACATGCTTCTCTTAATAGCATCTTAGAAAAGTCAGGAGAATCAGTTAGCAATCTTTCAAACTCAGACTTTGGTATAAAACAAACCTGTACATCTTCCAATGCTTCTGCAGTCACCGGATATAAATCCTCACCAATCATGGCACGGTATCCCAATAAATCACCTGGCTTTGAGACCTGAATAATTTGATCCTTTCCATCATCACCAGTTTTATAAACTTTTAGTCTTCCTTTATTGATACAGAAAACTCCCAAAGGTCTGGTATCCTCATGAAAAATGATTTGCCCTTTTTTATATGCGGTACAAGATTTATTGTAATTCACCTTGTCTAAATTCTTCGCACAAAGGGTTCCGAATTTTGAAATTTTCTGAACCTGGCATTCATCACAAGTAATACTAATTCTGCGGCCTCTCATACATAGTCAAATTTGCATTGCAAAGTAACAATTTTACGGTTACATTACATAATACCGCTAGTTTTATTTTAACAGAAAGTATTTTAACAAGCAACATGTAATCGTTACTTTAGCTACAAATATTGAGGCCATGTCATACAAAATTCTAATTACCGAAGACGATAAAGTGACCGCACTTTTCGTTCAGCGTGTGATCACGCAAATGGGGCACCAATCAGTCGGTATAGCTTACTCTGGTACAGAGGCTTTACAACTGGTTGAAAGTTCCAATCCTGATCTGGTTTTAATGGATATCTCTCTCCCCGGAGAAATCGATGGTATTTCGGTGACAAACCAATTGATGAATGACTACGATCTTCCCGTAGTTTACATCACTGGATTATCAGATAAGGATACCATGAATCGTGCATTGAATACGCATCCTTACGGCTATATTTCAAAGCCTGTTAAAGAAGGGGTGCTACGGACCGTTATCGAACTTTCCATGCAACGATTCAATCTGGAGAAAGAGCTTCTAAGCAGTCAGGATCAACTTAAACAACTCAATTCTAATCTGGAGGAAAAAGTTAAAGAACGTACACAAGAATTAAACTCCAAAAATCAAGCACTGAACAAAGAGGTTGCAAAAAGAAAAAAATCAGAAGCGCAACTGAAAGTTTCTTTGGCCAGAGAAAGAGAATTAAATGAGTTAAAGTCGCGAATTGTAAATATCATTTCTCATGAAATCAAAACACCTTTAACCAGTGTAAAGAGTTCTGCAGAACTGATTGAAATGCATCTCGAAAACAATTCTCCTGCTGAAAAAGTAAGTAAACACATTAAGAATATTGATCGCTCGGTAAACTCACTAACCAATATTATCAATGAAACCTTATTAATCGGTAAAATTGAGTCCGGAAATCTCAAACCGGAAATTGAACCTACGCATCTTAGAGAACTGGTAGATGAAATTGTTCAAACCGTTGAGAATGGAGTGGGTAAAAATCATTCTATCTTACTTGAATTTGGACCTGAGGTCCCGGTTTTGTTTAAAACGGATAAACGTTTATTTACTCAAATTTTTACCAACCTCTTAAGTAATGCTGCTAAATATTCTCCTGATGCTGAAATTATTGAAGTGAAATTCAATATAGATGATGGCATGTTGCATTTCGCAGTTATTGACTATGGTTTAGGGATACCTGAAAAAGATCAGAAATTCTTGTTTGAGATGTTCCACAGGGCTTCAAACACCAATGATATTGAAGGTGTTGGTTTAGGACTGGCTATCGTAAAAAAATCTATTGAAGAATTAAACGGTCAGTTAGATTTTGTAAGTTCAGAAAATCAGGGAACCACTTTTATGGTTAGCCTACCGCAATCTGAAGGTTAATATGATTCAAGCTAAAGATATCATTGAAGCGCACGAAAGGATTAGTCCTTTTATTCATCAAACACCTGTTCTAACTTCAAAATCTATCAATCAGATGGCACAGGCTTCTTTATTCTTTAAATGTGAAAACTTCCAAAAAGCAGGTGCATTTAAATCCAGAGGGGCCACAAATGCGATTCTTAAAATTCCAGAAAATCAACGACAATTTGGAGTCGTAACACACTCTTCTGGAAATCATGCACAAGCGTTGGCTTTAGCAGCACTTCGTAACGATATCAAATGTTATGTAGTTATGCCTGAAAATGCACCTCAAATCAAAGTTGATGCAGTAAAAAGTTATGGTGGTTTAATCACCTTCTGTCCCCCTACGCAAGCAGATCGGGAAAAGTATACTCAGGAAATAATTTCAAATACTGGAGCTACATTTATCCCTCCATATGATCATAAACATATCGTTACAGGTCAATCTACTGCTGCCAAAGAAGTATATGATGAACTATCCGAATTAGACTTTATCATTACTCCGGTTGGAGGTGGTGGCCTGTTATCTGGTACTATTCTCTCTACCCAATACTTTTCACCTAATACCCAGGTCATTGCTGCGGAACCATTTGGCGCAGATGATGCTTATAGAAGCTGGAAATCCGGAGAACTGGTTCGCCAACAACAACCCAATACCATTGCAGATGGTCTGTTAACAACCCTGGGAAATCTAAACTGGTCTATTATTCAACATGGTGTGCATGACATTATTCGTGTGGATGATGATGAAATTCGCCACGCGATGGAATTGATTTTCCAAAGAATGAAGATTATCATAGAACCTTCATCTGCAACAGTTTTAGCAGCTGTTCTCAAAAATCAAAACTATTTCAAGGGTAAAAAAATTGCTTTGATTTTATCCGGTGGGAACTATGCGCCCTCTATCCCTTAAAATAGATTCAATTTGTTTCAACAAAAGTTATTTCATTTCTCCTTTTTAATAAAAGTATATTTTTGACCTTGCATGACGAAACCAACTTTACATTTCTATTGGGGAATAAAGATGTGTATTGCCCTGATTTTAGGTCTTTCTACGCTTTCTACCCAGGCTAGTGATAAAGGTCCAAAAAAGGATACCTTGATTGCCCAGGTCGTCTATGGAAATCAATACTTATTCAAAGGTATTGATACCATGA
This genomic interval from bacterium SCSIO 12643 contains the following:
- the menB gene encoding 1,4-dihydroxy-2-naphthoyl-CoA synthase translates to MANREWTTIKEYEDIYFDFFEGIAKITINRPEVYNAFRPQTNMDMLDAMTIAREDPKIGVVVLTGIGDKAFCSGGDQNVKGIGGYVGKDGVPRLNVLDLHKAIRSLPKPVIAMVNGYAIGGGHVLHVVCDLTIASDNARFGQTGPKVGSFDGGFGSNYLARHVGQKKAREIWFLCEQYTAAEAEKMGMVNKVVPLADLEDTTVEWCKTIMKRSPMAIRMLKRALNAELDGQHGMMEFAGDATMMYYLMEEAQEGKQAFLDKRDPDFQKYPKFP
- a CDS encoding aminotransferase class IV family protein, with amino-acid sequence MSGYISLNGKLLQKDAAILSVANRAFRYGDALFETVKCVNGLPLFLEAHLQRLYSGMEILEYTWNDQLLKTVLNEEIKRLLVRNRLKEGARLRITVFRNDGGFYTPETNEVSVVLETTPDIDSYQLNESGLSIGVFDEIFKPIHAFNGLKSANALLFVKAGLAKTRKQVDDLIILNSKGLVCETISSNIFMIIHKRLITPPLSEGCLPGIMRQNILALAPKLGLEVLETPVGVNALDQAEEVFVSNAIHGVQWIKGYENKRYFHKISKRIIDELNTLIQV
- a CDS encoding Crp/Fnr family transcriptional regulator, whose amino-acid sequence is MRGRRISITCDECQVQKISKFGTLCAKNLDKVNYNKSCTAYKKGQIIFHEDTRPLGVFCINKGRLKVYKTGDDGKDQIIQVSKPGDLLGYRAMIGEDLYPVTAEALEDVQVCFIPKSEFERLLTDSPDFSKMLLREACHELGMMTESLTNLAQKSVRERLAVSLLMLKDIYIDEDRPNEPAEINLTREDLANIVGTATETIIRLLHDFKEENLIQTNGRKIMVLDAQRLVKVGNIY
- a CDS encoding rhomboid family intramembrane serine protease codes for the protein MITFLIIGATALLSIPAFNNRDLFNKYLFDPYLVSHRKQHYRIVTHAFLHGSWMHLLVNMFVLWQFGGAVESSFEAFFGQIGTFYYLVLYFGGIIASSLPTLKKEANNPYYRSIGASGAVSAVLFSYILMYPTSMLGFMIVIPIPAIVFGVLYIWYEKRMAEQGINDGIGHDAHYFGALFGVVATIAFKPALVVNFFQQILGVFS
- a CDS encoding fumarylacetoacetate hydrolase family protein, with product MKLATVKNNTRDGQLVVVNKTMTKAVSVAHIASTMQDAMDRWAEVEPQLQEVSQKLNSDELSDVFDFDVTQTMAPIPRAYHWADGSAYVTHVELVRKARNAELPDTFWTDPLMYMGASDAFIGSTDDIEIENDEWGIDFESEVAVITDDVPAGVSAEKALDHIKLIAIVNDVSLRNLIPQELHKQFGFYQSKPWTSFSPVAVTPDELEDSWKEGKVHLPLVSTLNGQKIGTPNAGVDMTFNFGQLIAHAAKSRSLMAGTVIGSGTVANQGSPTGSSCLAEVRCLEIIADGKPSTPFMTYGDQIEIEMFDQNNASIFGKINQKVVQYNP
- a CDS encoding HAD family hydrolase; this translates as MSKNKALFLDRDGVINKERGTYTYKVEDFEILPSVPSTLKRAQDLGYQLIVITNQGGIAKEIYSHKDVEKVHQYLREELNTHDIQLTDIFYSPHHDAIGKSLDRKPNSLMLEKAIAIYNIDPKQSFMIGDSERDIIAAKKVDVSGFLIQPNESIEFILNHLK
- the menD gene encoding 2-succinyl-5-enolpyruvyl-6-hydroxy-3-cyclohexene-1-carboxylic-acid synthase, encoding MITTNKKSVQQLLDKLWQKGVQHIVISPGSRNAPMILGFTSHDKYTCLSVPDERVAAFVALGIADETKQPVALVCTSGSALLNYYPAIAEAYYRHIPLIVLSADRPAYLIDQGDGQTIRQKNVFSNHILYSAELHEAPQNKEDEQENMDRIQAALRFSKPNMLSNGGPVHLNMPFEEPLYDSEEYQPNVDSSKTIQIAEEVSNDDVQLILNLWNHAEKRMILIGQMDADTELKESLQGLSPNALILSETTSNIEIPGVVKNIDRLITPFSEEEKESFQPDILITFGGNVVSKRIKSVLRSYQPKNHIHIQRTSPPLNTYQCLTHHVEYTPSVFLKAFAKNVNSESSDWVKHWINLDLSRQQAHTNYIAKAPYSDLTVIHKISQLIPDDSIVHLANSTPVRYAQLLDWKNNLEFKCNRGTSGIDGIVSTAVGNAIASSKQVYLIVGDLSFFYDTNAWWHRHIPQNIKVIVINNAGGGIFRFIDGPNSTGQLENHFETHQKNSVEHIALGFDVNYLCASNLDMVEEQFKILSTSDQAGILEITTPQIQNAEILKQYFKNLIN
- a CDS encoding isochorismate synthase; the protein is MSLFQKIVNICLDKNLNFVVFSYPGKQDFQLVIENPDSDLRTDSEFIFHPFKVSKATPEIRIQSHFCFNSSELNDHNLEEIQTLKSAPKIEISEEIEEISKDQYVNDLGKGIKNMGTAGLDKFIFSRITTHIKSNNLDLSNYLISLRKNHKKTFTYLLQHQSSGIWMGATPETLLSWKNQMISTMSLAGTQKSDLNVLPLWTQKEIEEHEYVTQYIERTFADLKIPIITKARETVHAGPVVHLRTLISSKGQVDFKSALQCANALHPTPAVCGLPLEKAQQYISEIESYDRTYYTGYLGWIHADKELELFVNLRCMQIHPKKLALYVGGGITSKSDVEKEWEETMLKAQTLLNVL
- a CDS encoding pyridoxal-phosphate dependent enzyme, which translates into the protein MIQAKDIIEAHERISPFIHQTPVLTSKSINQMAQASLFFKCENFQKAGAFKSRGATNAILKIPENQRQFGVVTHSSGNHAQALALAALRNDIKCYVVMPENAPQIKVDAVKSYGGLITFCPPTQADREKYTQEIISNTGATFIPPYDHKHIVTGQSTAAKEVYDELSELDFIITPVGGGGLLSGTILSTQYFSPNTQVIAAEPFGADDAYRSWKSGELVRQQQPNTIADGLLTTLGNLNWSIIQHGVHDIIRVDDDEIRHAMELIFQRMKIIIEPSSATVLAAVLKNQNYFKGKKIALILSGGNYAPSIP
- a CDS encoding response regulator, with the protein product MSYKILITEDDKVTALFVQRVITQMGHQSVGIAYSGTEALQLVESSNPDLVLMDISLPGEIDGISVTNQLMNDYDLPVVYITGLSDKDTMNRALNTHPYGYISKPVKEGVLRTVIELSMQRFNLEKELLSSQDQLKQLNSNLEEKVKERTQELNSKNQALNKEVAKRKKSEAQLKVSLARERELNELKSRIVNIISHEIKTPLTSVKSSAELIEMHLENNSPAEKVSKHIKNIDRSVNSLTNIINETLLIGKIESGNLKPEIEPTHLRELVDEIVQTVENGVGKNHSILLEFGPEVPVLFKTDKRLFTQIFTNLLSNAAKYSPDAEIIEVKFNIDDGMLHFAVIDYGLGIPEKDQKFLFEMFHRASNTNDIEGVGLGLAIVKKSIEELNGQLDFVSSENQGTTFMVSLPQSEG
- a CDS encoding T9SS type A sorting domain-containing protein → MKKLLLFALSLGLGATGFSQGTPTNLSVNSFIQPTGTVYIDGTGNGNVLTTIEIEIQNNDPAVTFPSGAQVSYGVTLDGTPLTDPNGTAWVKNLAVALAPNATQNVVLTSAWGASTTAGTHNLCASLNGVVIVAAPPVLYTNQDQNKQLCKDFTFDFASSVNNLSLAEISQIKTEGDIMTVFVKNSSNNAQVQIMSITGQIVKTVNAASGGQNFYQEINISDLTSGVYVVAIQTEKGISAAQKVMVQ